TTCCTGCCACCCGAATGCTAAAAAGATCCCCCAGCCCCATATCAAACACAAGTTCTACGGAAGTCCGGGAGTCCATGCAACTCAGCACTACGGCAAGAGGATTTTGTCCTTCGGAAGTAAGGTTCATCTGATGCAGAAGATCTTTTTCAATCCGATTTCCGGATACAAACCTGCCGTTCCCGTCCTTTAAAATCCGGAGGATCTCTTCCGGCGCAATGGATTTTTGTAATTCGGATGTGACAACATCTACTTTTTGATAATGATCGATAAAACTGTAATTTTCTTTGAATCCGACCAAATTGACTTCTATGTTTTTTTCGGGAGCAACCGTTTCCGCAAAATCCTTAATCATCTCGATGATGTCAGGGTCCACATACTCGGCGGAATAAGCATCCAAGGTAACACTTGATCCGTTAGGAAATTCATAGAGTTTGTTTCTTAAGAAGGGTTTGTTCAAAAAAGTCGCTTCTTCCGAAAGACGAATCCTAGTTGTGATTTTATTATAACGCCTCTCTTCAATGATTTGAAATGCATTCTTCATATTGTTTCTCAAAATAAAGAAGAAACCTATCGTGATACCGATGGTAATCCCGATCAGAAGATCCGTAAAAACAATCGAAATGATTGTCACAAGAAAAGGGTAAAACTGGTTATTTCCCTTCTTAAACATATTCCGAAACAATGAAACACTTGCTAGTTTATAACCGGTTACAATCAAAATGGCGGCAAGTGCGGAAAGAGGAATTCGATTCAGGATTTTCGGGAAAAATGCGACAACCAGTAAGATTAAAATTCCATGAATAAAGGAAGTGAATTTCGTTTGTCCGCCTGCTTGAATCCCTACGCTTCCCCGAACAATGACAGAAGTCAAAGGAAGTCCTCCCAAAAGTCCGGAAATGATATTTCCTCCTCCTTGTGCCAATAATTCTCTGTTTGGTGGAGTATGCCTTTTGTGTTGGTCCAGTTTATCTACGGCTTCGATATTTAACAATGTTTCCAAAGAAGCGACTATGGCAAGTATCGCAGCAGTAATATAAATTTTATAATTTGTTATTTGGGAAAAATCGGGAAATTTGAAATACCCGAAAAAATCATTCAGATTGGAACTGATCGGAACGTTTACCAAATGAGATCCGCTTGCAGGAAAAAATGAAATTTTTTCCAGGAAATAATTCAAAGCCAAAGCATAAAGAATGATCGTAAAAAAAGGAGGAATCAGATTCCCTTTTTTTCTTCTGGTCAGATAAAACAAAAGAAGTAAGGAACTCACTCCGATGAGAAGCGATCCGATCTGATATCCGTTTGCCGCATTCAATAATTCGGAAAAAGTATTTTCATTATCCGATTGGAAAAAGGCGAAATCCCCTTCCGTATCCTTGTCAAAACCGACCAAGTGAGGAATCTGCTTCAAAATCAGAATAATACCGATCGCCGCCATGAGTCCGTGAATCACACTCGAAGGAAAATAATTGGCAACAACACCTAACCGAAGTAACCCGGCGAATATCTGCAGAATACCTGCAAAAAAAACCGCCAAGGCGAATGCTTCATAAGAACCGAGCCTTGCTATCCCGCTAAAAACAACCGCGGTAAGACCGGCAGCAGGGCCACTGATACTAGTATGGGATTTGCTGACTAGAGAAACAAAAATCCCTCCGATAATCCCACCGATCAATCCTGAAAACAAAGGGGCTCCGGAGGCCAAAGCAATTCCCAAACAAAGAGGAACGGCGACAAGAAAAACCACCGCTCCCGCAATTAAATCATCTTTTAGAGAAAAATTTTTCATATTTTACAATTCCACTTTTTTAGACATCAAAAGATAGACACCATCGGCTGTAAGAAAAGTCTAATTTTCAATGTAGTCGGAGAAAATTGAGTTCTATTTTATAAAAATAGGATATAGTCTCAAGCTAGATACCGTTTATAATTTTCAAGCTCAGGTAAACTTATGCTTCTTAAGAAAGCAGTTAGAATTCTTACTATTTTCATTCTTTTTGCCCACGTCGGTTATTGCAAGGTTTATAAAGGCAACGATGGATCAGGCGTATTTACATTGATCCCAAGCGAACGATGGCTATATGGGAACGCATCCGCAGTCTTTTTATTCGATAAAGAAAAAAAATTAGATATAAATAAGGCCTCTCTTCTTCCCGAGTCGGAATGGATTCACTCCAAACACAATACTGCATTCGGAATTTTGGAAACAACTCTTTGGTATCGTTTGGATGTAAAAACAAATACCGACATCGAAAACTGGGTGCTCTCTTTGGACACTCCGTCCATGTCAAGAATCGAATTTTACGTTCAAGATCCGATTACGAATACTTACACAAAAAAACTGGGAGGAAGAAAAGTTCCTCTGGAAGAACTCGCCTATCCCAACAGGTATCCTGTTTTTCCTTTTTTTCTGCCAAAGGGGAAAACGGTCCGATTGTTCTTGAAAGTGGAAACGGAATCTGCCACCTTACTTCCGTTACGCTTTTTTACGAATAAGGATTTCGATAAGTTCGACAGACTCACCAGTTTTATTTCCGGCTCCTATTACGGTGCAATGGTGCTATTGCTTATGTACAATCTGGTCTTGTTCTTTTCCACTAAAGACCGGTTGTTTTTATTTTACTGCATCTACCTGTTTTGTTTTGCCTTCTTTATCTTCAATAGCAACAACCAATGGTTGCCTCTGGTGGATTTTTCACAAAACATGTTTATCATAATGTTAGGTCCTGTTTTTTCGTTATTATCCACGATTGCAGCGACCATTTTTACATGGGTGTTTTTATTTCCTGAAAAAGAAAGTACCAGAATAAAAAAATTATTAAAATTTTCCATACTGATGGACACACTTGCCCTTTTGTCATTGTCCTTCCTATCCATAGTCGATCATATCCGGGTCGCAAATATAGTTCCCATGTTCGGAATTATTGTCATAACGATCGCTGCAATCCTCAGATTCAAAGAGGGATTTATAGGTGCGAAATACTTTCTGATAGCCTGGTCCTTTCTAATCGTCAGCGTATTATTATTCATATTGATGAATTTGGGTTTTATCGATTACTCCAGTTTTATTTCCTATAGTCCGATGTACGGAAGTCTGTTCGAAGGAGTTTTCTTGAGTTTGGGTATAGGAGACAGAATCAACCGGCTCAAAAAAGAAAGAGAGGAAGCAAGACAGGCGTTACTCGAATCCCAAAAAAGAGCTTTGGAAGAGGAAAAAAGAATCAATCTTTCCATTTCAAGATTTGTTCCCAATCAATTTCTGGAAATCCTGAAACGAAAATCAATACTCGAAGTTATGCGGGGAGATTCGGTGGAAAGGGAGATGACGATTCTTTTTTCCGACATTCGCAATTTCACAAGATTGTCCGAATCCAATCATGCAAGAGATGTGTTTTTGCTTCTGAACGAATACATGGAAAGGCTTGGCCCCGCCATTGCCAAACACGGAGGATTCATCGATAAATACATCGGTGATGCGATCATGGCACTTTTTCCGGGAGGGCCTGCGAATGCGATACACGCATCCATTGCCATGAAAAAGGAAGTGGACGAAATGAGGCACCACCTAACAGGTGAATTTCAACTGGAAGCCGGCTTTGGAATCCATCACGGAAGTGTAATGCTCGGAACCGTAGGCGAATCAAACAGGTTGGATACGACTGTAATCGGAGATACGGTGAATCTTGCATCCAGATTGGAAGGCCTGACTAAAAATTTCGGAATCCCCATTTTGGCGAGCGATAGCGTTAGAAAAAACATAGATGAAAACGACGATCTTCAATTCAGGGAAATTGATTCCGTTATCGTAAAAGGCAAAACCAAACCCGTCGTAATTTATGAAGTATTGGATGCTGATTCTCATGAAATCAGAGAAGCAAAGAACAGCAGTTATCCTGTATTTTACCAGGGGATGCATCATTATAAAATGCGGAATTTCAAAACATCTCTCGAATTATTTCAAGAATGCATTTCCGCCTGTCCGGAAGACAATGCCGCACATTCCTACGCAAAAAGAGCCAAGGAATTTTTAGAAAACCCTCCTCCCGATGATTGGAGCGGATTTCTAAAATTATAACCAGTGAAAATATCGGAAAAATATTGACTCGGATCAAATTCAGTTTTTGATCTCAATAAAATCCAATTGCCAAACATAATAAAAAAGGAAACGAAAGCAGAACAAATGAATCCTATCCTAAAATATTTTTTTATCCTAGTCCTGATCTTTTCATCGGGATTCTTTTCCGAAGGGAACGCCGTTTCTCCCAAACATACAAAAAATGAAATCCTTTATTCTCATGTTTTATCCTCTCTTCGCATGAGAAAGGAAGCGTCCGACAAATCCGATGTTGTCCAAAGTATTTCCTACGGGGAAAAATTAAAACTACTGGAAGTGAGCGGCAAGGCCGGGAAATTTTCAGGAATCCAAGGCTATTGGATCAAGGTGGATTCAGGAACTAATACTGGTTATGTGTTCGACGGTTTCTTAAGTAAATTGAGAACCCCTTCCGACTCCGACGAAAGCAGCATCTTTACTTATGCTAAATCAGTGGGTGCGAACATAGGAAAAACTTCTTCCAAAGACGGATCTTCCGTAACAAAGATCGTTTTCAAAGATACAACTCCCGAAGAAATATTTCTGGTATTGAAAGGCCTTGAGAAAAAATACATTTCCCCGTTATCTTTGCCCGATGAAAAATCTTTTATCAAAGTTCCCGAAGAAAATGCCGAATCCAGCGAAGTAACCCTCAAAGTAAAAAGAGATAAGAACGGTTATGCGAACTCCATTCTAATCGATATAGTTTGGGTCGAGTCGAGCGGTTCGGAGAGTTTTTTTATAGAAAAAAAATCGGACCAAGTATCTCTCACAGTGACATTGAACGAACCCTAACAAAAAGAAAGATTTTTGCGGATTTAAAAAGCGAAAGATCAGTTTTTAATTACTGTTAACTTGCATAAATCCGCAAGATCGAAAATATTTTTGGGCAGAGGTTTCTTTTCCACTTTTGCGAGTTTTCCGAGAAACCCTCCCCCATCTTCGCTTAAATCGTAAAGACATTCGCGTGTAGGCTCGTTCTGTTTCAATTCTTCCGTCTTTTTCGTAAGAGATACAAACCCGTTTTGCGAATTAGGAAAGGTAAATTCCTTTCTTTCGAGAGATGTTTTCGTTTTTACATTCACTTTTTCATATAACAACTTCAAATCGGAATGAGAAAGAATGAGGATTGTAAAGATAATCAGGTATTCGGACATTTCGTAACCCCTCGAAAGACCTAGTGTCTCCGGAAAAATCATTTTAATCGAGCTTTTTATTTGAAACTTTTTAAACTTGTAGAAGAAATAGAAAAGATTCCAGTTAGGTTACGGAGGGCAAAATGAATAAATTTTATCAGAACAAAGTGGTATGGATTACCGGTGCTTCGTCCGGAATAGGGGAAGCCTTGGTACAAGAATTGGCGCAAACAGGTGCTAAGATCGTACTTTCCGCACGGAGAAAGGAAGAACTGGAAAGAGTAGCCAAAGAAAACAAACTAACAAGCGATAATAGCTTAATCCTTCCCTTGGACTTGGAAAATTATAAGGATTTCGATAAAGACGTAAAAAAAGTGATTCAAAAATTCGGAACTATCGACGTTCTGATAGGAAACGGCGGAATCAGCCAAAGATCGCTTGCCCATGAAACGGGAATGGTAATTTACGAATCTCTGATGAAGGTGAATTACTTCGGCAATATAGCACTCACTCTCGCAGTATTACCTTGGATGAGAGAAAAAAAGACCGGTTGGATTTCCACCATTTCCAGCGTAGCGGGAAAATTCGGCGTTCCTCTTCGCACTGGTTATTCCGCCACCAAATCGGCATTAACTGGTTTCTATGAAGCTTTACGTGCGGAAAACCGAAATGAAAATATCAAAGTCACATTGATTTATCCCGGCTTTATCAGAACCCAAATTTCAAAGAACGCTTTGACCAAAGAAAATAAAAAACAAGGTGTTACGGATGAAGCGATTGAAAAAGGTCTAGATCCTAATTTATGCGCCCGAGAGATCTTGGAAGGAATTGCTTCTGAAAAATTGGAAGTAGTGATCGCCGGTTTGAAAGAAAAATTGGGAATCTTCCTGCACAAACATTTTCCAAAGTTTTTTGCAGGATTCATCGCAAAAACAAAAGTAACCTGATTTTTACATAAAACGGAAGAGCGCGTGTCCCGAAAGGCACGAACTCTTTCCATTATTTACTTTACATATTTATACGTAACATATATATAGTATATGTATGACCACCGCCATTCTCAATTTGCGAGAAGAAGAAATGGACGCCCCCATTGTAAAATGGGAGAGAAACGGGATCGCCATGCTCACCGGAATCAGGGACCAAGGGGTCTATCGTTTGGCATTGCATTGGGAGTTCGTATTTGCGGTTTCCGGATTTTCCGTTTTCAATCTGGACTGTGCGATTTGTTTCAATCCGTTTCGGATTACAAACGAAACAAGAAAATATTCCATAGCACCGGAGCCGATACTCGAAAAAATCTTCGTACAAAGGGCATTCACTCCTTATCAGATTTTGGATTCGTTGCATTCCATCACCAAACAAAGAAATACCGATATGGTTTACTTTTTACTGGCGCCGTGCAAACAGTTTTTCGATGCAGATGTGGCAGACGACGAAGGATTATTCTTACTAAAGAAGATGGTGGACGTCTTAGAAGAAATCAGATCTTTGAAAATCCCAACACTCGTAGTCGAATCCATCAGTTATAAACATAAAAATTTCCAAACCATATTTCCCAAACTGATGGAAACATCGGAAAACTTTTGGGAATTGCAAATTCAAAACGGACTTTCCCGCATCAAAACGAGAAAGAGTCCCTTGCTGAGGTAGTATGGGCAGAACGGTCATCCCCTATTCCAGGCAGATCCAACAAATAGAAAGCAACCTAATTGAATTTAGGCGAGGACTTCGCAAAAAAGACCAAGAGGTATTTGACGAGTTGATCCGGGATGCCAAATTGCAAGTGCAAGCGGGAGTTATGGCATCTTCTCCCTATCCGGTCGATTCCATGTTACTCACCATGGTGATTCAATTGAAAAAAGAAGTCTCCTTTTTAAAAACCGAAATAGAGAAATGCAAGGAAAACAAAAAAGAGGTTTCTTTGGAAAGACATTGAGGACAGGTCTATGAATCCATCAAACGAAGTTTTACAGGTAGAAGGATTTTTATTCGATGTTTATCATATAGAAGACCGGATTTATCTTTGGATGAAAGATTATGCGGGAAAGAGTATACTGTTTTATGATTTTTACCAACCTGTGATTTATGCGGACGGCCCTCCTGAAATATTAAAAAAATTGGTTCATCGTTTGTATGAATTGTCCGCTCTCGCGGAAAAACCTTATTTCGAAGAAAAAAGATTGTTTTATCAAAACCGATTAACAAATGTATTGCGAATTACTTTATCAAAACCCTCCATTCTCCCTACAATCACAAGAAAGCTTTATGCATTGTACGGAAAATTCGACATATATCATTCCGATATCGATCTACCCATCAGCTATATGGTTGAAAAAAAGATATTTCCGCTTTGCAAATTGATTCTTACTTACAAGGAAACCGCTTCCGGAAAACAGATTTTAAACATCAATCCATTGACATATCCCACCGATTTGGAATACGAAATACCAAATCTGAAAACACTGACACTCTCTCTTCTGAAAAGCCACCGCATCCCGATCGTTTCCAATTCGCTGATTGTAAATGATGAACATGAATTGTCCACCAAAGACCCATATACGTTATTAACAAGGCTGAACCAAATACTCATAGAAGAAGACCCGGATATCATTTTATCCGGTTTCGGAGATCAGATTATATTTCCTTATCTTTTTTTCACCTCACAAAAGCTAAAGTATATGCCCGCCTTCGATCGTGATAAAACAGCGCCCATCCGGAGACAGATCCAAACCAAAGGAACAAGTTTCAGCACATACGGAACCATAGTTTACCGGGCACCTTCCTATCCTCTGTTCGGAAGATGGCATATAGATTCCCAAAACAGCTTTGTCCATAAAGAAGCGGAACTTTACGGAATCTATGAATTGGCAAGGATATCAAGACTTCCCATCCAAAAAATGGCACGTGCGTCGACGGGAAAGGCCCTCACTTATATAGAAATCGATGTGGCACTTCGGATGGGGTATTTGGTGCCCTGGCAAAAAAGCGCGGTTGAAGCTCCGAAGACAGCCTTACAACTGCTCAATGCCGATCGCGGAGGTCTGGTTTTTCAACCGGATATATACAAAGGTTATGTTTGGGAAAACGTAGCGCAATTGGACTTTGCTCAAATGTATCCGAGTATTATGGTACTTCATAACATTTCTCCCGAATGCGTAAATTGTCTATGTTGCAAAGATGATCCGGATGTTCCGCAAGTGCCCAAGTTGGATTATAAAATTTGCGACAAACGAAGAGGTGTAGTTTCCATCGCCCTGGAACATATATTGGAACGCAGATCCTATTATAAAAAAATGAAAAAAGAAACCACCGGAGACAGGTCTCTTTCCTATGACAGAAAACAATCCAGCTTAAAATGGATGTTAGTCACTTCTTTCGGTTATCTCGGCTATCGTAATGCGAAGTTCGGGAGATTGGAAAGCCACGAAAGTGTAAATGCATTCGGTCGGGAAAAATTACTTACCGCAAAAGAAGTGGCGGAAGAAAGAGGATATATTCTGGTTCACGCCATTACGGATAGTATATTCATCCAAAAGGAAAACGCAAAACCATTCACAAAACAGGAATTAGATGATTTGTCAAAGGAAGTCGAAGTCCGCACAAAAATCAAAATGGATACGGACGGAGTTTATACTTGGTTGTTATTCCCACCCTCTTCGCAAGATGCAAATATGCCTGTAGCCAATCGTTATATGGGAAGATTTTCCTCGGGAGAATTGAAATCCAGAGGAATCGGTTCCAGAAGAAAAGACCTGCCTCAGTTTATTACCAATGCGCAAGCAGAAATGGTGAAATGGATGGCGACAAAAACAACAATCAAAGAATTAAAAGATGCGGAAGACGAAATTTTATACATATACCAAACGCATGATGATATGCTGAAGGCTGGACTAGTTCCCTGGAGAAAATTACTCATGCGAAGATCCACGTCCAAAGTCTTAAACGAATATGAAGTGCACGGACCAAGCGCCATCTCCCTTCTACAGTTGGAAGATTTGGGAATGCAAGTGGAAGCGGGAGAAAAAATCCATTACCTGGTTGTCAAAAGCAAAGCCAAGGTAAGCGAAACTCGTTATGCGGTGAAGGAATTACTGGAATTAAAAAGGGAAGGAAAAACAATCCATTGGGACACAAATTATTACCGAAAACTTTTAGCCTCATCATTTCGGGAAATATGGGCACCCTTCGCCTCTTTTAGCGATTTCAATTCTTTAAAAGAAGACCAAATGCTTTTGCCTTTTGCTTAGATAAAATTATCTTTACACACAAGAAAACACTGTTCAGGATTGGCCATGCCCATCCAAAAAACAATCACTCTCCGCACTCATACCTTCGATTTGGATTGGAATCGTCATGTCACAAGCCGCACCTATGAAAAGTTCGGTTACGATGCAAGATTTTCCATTCTGGAAGATTTGGGGTATTCCGTTCATAAATGTTTGGAAGAAGAAATTCAATATATTTCGCATTCCACATTTGTAAGATTTTTGGGACAACAATTTGCAAATTCGGACATACAAGTAGTTACCGAACTTTCCCGGGATAAAGACGGATTACTTTACTGGAAACAAAACCTAATTGATGCAAACGGCAAACCTGCCTGTGAACTTTATACAACTTCCTACCTTCAATCCAAAGATGGAACCAAACTGATATTAGACGTTCCTCTTTTGGAAGAAAATTGGAAAGTGTCAAGTATTCACAAAAGACCGGAAGGGCAATTTACATTGGAACATCATTGGCCCATTCCTTTCAGTGACATGAATTGTTTTTGGAATCTACCCTCGGATTCCATCTGGAAAATATTCGAAGAAGGCCGATTTCTTTTCTTCCGCGAAGTCATCGACCTTTCTTTGATCAAAGCCACGGATACATCCACTTTTTTTATGGGAGGAGAAATACAAATAAGCGAACTCCCCTCTCCCGGTTCCAAAATCACATTGCATAGTTGGATCGAATCTTTCGAGAAGATTAGGTTTTATTTTCGTCAGGACATAGTCGGCGAAGATGGTAAGGTTTTGGTAAGTATGAAAGACGAACAGTTGTTTGTTGCCCTTTCCGCATCCAGACCCAAAAAAGCTCCGCCGGAATTTATCTCAAAAGTGGAAAGATTCATAGAAAAAAAATGAATCCGATCGACAGTAACTATTTACGAAAGGATCGCCTCGGTAACAAACCCGAGGTGATCCGAATCAATCAACAAATCACAAAGGAAAAACATCCGGAAGTAGACGCAAAACTTCCTTTCACTTTACTTCAATCTTAAGAGAGAAGCACCCAAACAGTAATTTGCGATCGCAAGACCTATATGAAATAAATCCACGTTCAAAATCGGTCCGGTAGAACCTTTTGTTCCGATCACAAGTCCTGCAAGGATAAACAAAACCGCTCCGATTAAACCGTAAACCGCACTTGTTTTTTCCTTCGTTATCTTACGAATACAAACAAAAATCACAAGCAACATGGATATTCCCCCGAGAATCGTAGACAAAAGAGGGAAAGAGACAAAGTAACCAAACACTATATAGATGACAAATAAAATTCCGGTGATCAGAAACAGTTGATTGCGATCCAATTTGCGGATTCCCAAATGAAAGTAGGCAACACCGATGAGTGTAACGCCCACATAACCGGACAGTCCTACAAAAAAACGATAGATCGGATCCAGAGTCGTAATCCCCAAAAAGTGAATGCTGCCCAACCCAGCGGAAATTCCGATGATAGCAAATGCATAGGTCCCTGCGAAACCTGATACGGAAGACAAACGGTTCAACCGGAAAGCGGCATACAAAGAAACGATGCTTAGAAAAAAATCGGAAAAGAATGTACTAAGTTGCATGGGATTTCAGTATAGAAAGTAAAATAAAATAGCAATCCTTTCTTACTGGATTTTGAAACTAAAAAACGGGTTGAAACCAGGTATTTTGCAACAAATCCATTTCAAATCAAGTGTTTTGCAATAAATCGGTTTCTTCCTCCGTAAGCTCACGATATTTACCTACGGAAAGAGAGGGATCCAAACGAATCGCCCCCATTTTTTCCCTTTTTAAATAAGACACTTCCTTTCCTAGCATAACAAACATTCTACGAATTTGACGAAACTTTCCTTCCTTGATATACACTCTTCCTTTCGAAACTTCTCCCGATTCCAGAATTTCCAGTTTGGCCGGCATGGACTTGTAACCGTCTTCCAATACGATCCCTTTTTCAAAGGAAACCGAATCATCTTCGGTCAATTTACCGTTCACCTCAACGTAGTATTCTTTTTCCACATGGTGTTTGGGGGAAGTATAATGATGACCAAATTTCCCGTTTGTAGTGAATATAAGAAGTCCTTCCGTTTCCTTATCCAATCTTCCTACGGGAAACAAATTCATATTTCTATGCCTTTCCGATAAATAATCCATCACTGTTTTTTCTTTGGAATCTTCCGTTGCAGTGATACAATCGGGAGCCTTGTTCATCATAAAATAATAATGTTCTTTTCTATTTAAAATTTCGTCTTTGTATTGAATTTTATCGGCAAGGGATACATTCACCGAAGGATCACGAACGACCACGTCATTTACTTTTACAAGTTTGTCACGAACAAGTCGCTTAACATCCGTTCTTGACCCAATCCCTAAGTGAGAAAGCACTTTGTCCAATCGTTCCGTTTTCATAATTTACTATCTTCCCAAGACTATACAAATCCAAAGCCCTCAAAATAAGACCAAAAAAATTGTTTTCTAAATTCAAATCCATGAGTCTAATCCTCATATGTGGGTTCATTTGATTATAGCCGTTTTGGCTGCCTATCTTGCATTTCCCCCCGTTTCCGGGAGTGAAATTCAATCAGGGCCTTCCCAGCTAAAAATCAACGAGCAAATCACATATCAATTAGGAAATGTCCCGGAAGGAGAAATCTACAGACCGAGCCTGGATTTGACCGGATTTTCCGATTCGAGCCACAATTCGCAAAAAGCTCCGAATCTACACCTGAATGAATCTTCCTATTCTTCCCGTAGAAAACATTCGATTTCCAGTTTTTTTCGCCCGCTAAGTACCATACGACTACTTACCTAAAATCCATAAGTATCCCACTCGTTTACTTATTATATTTTAGGAGATATTTATGCGTACTTTATTCACTTATATCGTTGCTTCTTCCATCATCAGTGCTCCTGCGGAAGAAAAATTATTCGAACGTTTGGACCAAATACAAAGAGACTTGTATTTCGGAAAGTCGGATCAAATGATTCATACAAAAGGTATTTATCATTTAATCCAAAACCTGGAATCCAGTTCCTTGGATTCCCAAAACGTTTTAGCAAAGGCCTGGAGATATATCGCTCTATTGGAAAATGCGTTGAGTCGCAAAGAACAAGAACAATATCTCTCCGAAACATGTCTTATTTTAAAAGACCTGGCGGCAAATTTCAGATATGCGGCATACATATGCCCTGTCACAAATAAGATTTGGATTACAAAAGCAAACATTGCGAACAATCCGTATCTACAAAAAAAAGATTCAGGAAAAAGAATCAGTTAATTTTTATTGAGGTTAGATGGAATTCCAAATCAATATATTCGCTCTCTCCAGTTTAATCATAGTTAGTATCGGACTATTGAGAGTATCTACAAAGTTCGGGATTCCTTCCCTACTCATCTTTCTTTCCATAGGAATGCTTGCAGGATCGGACGGGATCCTGGGCATTCCTTTTACGGACGCGGATCTTGCCCAAAAAGTAGGTTCCGTTGCATTGGCTTTCATATTATTCTCAGGCGGACTGGAAACGGACTGGTCTAAGGTGCGTCCTATTCTGGGAAAAGGTATTTCCCTCGGAACCATCGGGGTACTGTTGACTTGTCTGATCGTGGGAACGTTTACCGTTTACGTATTGAATTTTCCTCCTGTCGTGGGATATTTATTAGGTGCTATCGTTTCCTCAACCGATGCGGCGGCAGTCTTCAATGTTTTGCGAACGAGCAATACAGGGATGAAAAAAGAACTTACATCCTTACTCGAATTCGAATCGGGAAGTAACGACCCTTTGGCGGTCTTATTAACAACGACGATCTTAGGATTCGTCGGTT
The nucleotide sequence above comes from Leptospira kobayashii. Encoded proteins:
- a CDS encoding bifunctional SulP family inorganic anion transporter/carbonic anhydrase, giving the protein MKNFSLKDDLIAGAVVFLVAVPLCLGIALASGAPLFSGLIGGIIGGIFVSLVSKSHTSISGPAAGLTAVVFSGIARLGSYEAFALAVFFAGILQIFAGLLRLGVVANYFPSSVIHGLMAAIGIILILKQIPHLVGFDKDTEGDFAFFQSDNENTFSELLNAANGYQIGSLLIGVSSLLLLFYLTRRKKGNLIPPFFTIILYALALNYFLEKISFFPASGSHLVNVPISSNLNDFFGYFKFPDFSQITNYKIYITAAILAIVASLETLLNIEAVDKLDQHKRHTPPNRELLAQGGGNIISGLLGGLPLTSVIVRGSVGIQAGGQTKFTSFIHGILILLVVAFFPKILNRIPLSALAAILIVTGYKLASVSLFRNMFKKGNNQFYPFLVTIISIVFTDLLIGITIGITIGFFFILRNNMKNAFQIIEERRYNKITTRIRLSEEATFLNKPFLRNKLYEFPNGSSVTLDAYSAEYVDPDIIEMIKDFAETVAPEKNIEVNLVGFKENYSFIDHYQKVDVVTSELQKSIAPEEILRILKDGNGRFVSGNRIEKDLLHQMNLTSEGQNPLAVVLSCMDSRTSVELVFDMGLGDLFSIRVAGNVVNPDILASIEYACQVVGTKLILVLGHTGCGAIKGACSDVKIGKLPILLKKIQPVIAQEKSIKLNRTANNDDFVNKVALLNTKKSMQDIMDQSPLIRSLVQSERVGLYGAMYDIHSGVVSFSEKYSGKVKSKK
- a CDS encoding 7TM diverse intracellular signaling domain-containing protein produces the protein MLLKKAVRILTIFILFAHVGYCKVYKGNDGSGVFTLIPSERWLYGNASAVFLFDKEKKLDINKASLLPESEWIHSKHNTAFGILETTLWYRLDVKTNTDIENWVLSLDTPSMSRIEFYVQDPITNTYTKKLGGRKVPLEELAYPNRYPVFPFFLPKGKTVRLFLKVETESATLLPLRFFTNKDFDKFDRLTSFISGSYYGAMVLLLMYNLVLFFSTKDRLFLFYCIYLFCFAFFIFNSNNQWLPLVDFSQNMFIIMLGPVFSLLSTIAATIFTWVFLFPEKESTRIKKLLKFSILMDTLALLSLSFLSIVDHIRVANIVPMFGIIVITIAAILRFKEGFIGAKYFLIAWSFLIVSVLLFILMNLGFIDYSSFISYSPMYGSLFEGVFLSLGIGDRINRLKKEREEARQALLESQKRALEEEKRINLSISRFVPNQFLEILKRKSILEVMRGDSVEREMTILFSDIRNFTRLSESNHARDVFLLLNEYMERLGPAIAKHGGFIDKYIGDAIMALFPGGPANAIHASIAMKKEVDEMRHHLTGEFQLEAGFGIHHGSVMLGTVGESNRLDTTVIGDTVNLASRLEGLTKNFGIPILASDSVRKNIDENDDLQFREIDSVIVKGKTKPVVIYEVLDADSHEIREAKNSSYPVFYQGMHHYKMRNFKTSLELFQECISACPEDNAAHSYAKRAKEFLENPPPDDWSGFLKL
- a CDS encoding SH3 domain-containing protein, encoding MNPILKYFFILVLIFSSGFFSEGNAVSPKHTKNEILYSHVLSSLRMRKEASDKSDVVQSISYGEKLKLLEVSGKAGKFSGIQGYWIKVDSGTNTGYVFDGFLSKLRTPSDSDESSIFTYAKSVGANIGKTSSKDGSSVTKIVFKDTTPEEIFLVLKGLEKKYISPLSLPDEKSFIKVPEENAESSEVTLKVKRDKNGYANSILIDIVWVESSGSESFFIEKKSDQVSLTVTLNEP
- a CDS encoding SDR family oxidoreductase, whose protein sequence is MNKFYQNKVVWITGASSGIGEALVQELAQTGAKIVLSARRKEELERVAKENKLTSDNSLILPLDLENYKDFDKDVKKVIQKFGTIDVLIGNGGISQRSLAHETGMVIYESLMKVNYFGNIALTLAVLPWMREKKTGWISTISSVAGKFGVPLRTGYSATKSALTGFYEALRAENRNENIKVTLIYPGFIRTQISKNALTKENKKQGVTDEAIEKGLDPNLCAREILEGIASEKLEVVIAGLKEKLGIFLHKHFPKFFAGFIAKTKVT